The following is a genomic window from Colletotrichum lupini chromosome 5, complete sequence.
TCAAAGCTTCCTGCCCGGGCCTGCACCTTGAACTGGAGTTCTTTGCGAAGTCCGTCATGGAATTTCTCTCAGGCGGCAGCAAAGAAAGCCAATCCTCAGAAACACAGAGAGAGGAGGAGCAGGTCCAGCACGTTGCGCAACAGATCGAGCAGGGCACAGGTAGCATTGTTGCTGAGAGCACCAGCGACTCAAAACCAGAGGTCCAGACAGTCGGGTACTTCCATTCACGAAGACCAAGTGCTCGCAAGAAAGCATCCGTAGGGACAGAGGTAGGACAGGTCACTGTCAACCTAAGTCTTGGGAGACACCAGATCTATCTCGCTCCAGCTAATCCTATAATCAAGTGTAGACATGGTAATTTGGTTGACAATGATCAATGAATACCATTATCATAGTGTCTAGTGCTCGACTCTTCTCGATGGCATAACAACATTGATAAAATACGCCTCTCTATCCTGACTCTGCAGAGACTCAACTCCATATTTCTCCCATGCAAGTCATCCCCAATCCCCCAGGGAAATAAACGAGACGGCTCTCCACTGAAAAAAAGGATTCCCACCTGTTACCGACACTTTAAGGAAGTATCCGTACCCAAGAGTGCCCTGCCGAATCGCCCGACCGTTCCTTGAGAGACTTGCAGGCTACAGTCGGGTGTCCCAAGCGACACCGGCATCGCGCCGGGACAGCATTCAACCGGAAGACCCAGAAATTTGGTAAGAGGGGGGAAGAACGCTCGCTCGGCCCGCCCGATTTTCGGGATGTGGAGACGGGACTTATACGCAACCCCGCGTGAACCCCTCGGATGAAATAAAAGAAGGCATTTCGTAAACCTCACTTTTCTGTCTTGAAGATATCATCACTTCACAGATCAAAACCGCCAACCACATCGGTTTACATGAGCTCGTTCTCAAGGTTCCTCAACCTTTTCAAACCCAGAAAGACGCCAACCATACCCCTCACAACACCATCACCAAGAAACCCTTCCCCCTTTGCAACCCCCCCAAAACCATCCAAAATGCGTCTCCCCTACGTCCCCAACCCTCCCCAAACCACAACCCCCGAAGACGCCGCCATCGTCTCCCGCATCCAAGCCCGCCGCGCGCCCCGTCCCCTCCAGGCCCTAGACCTGACCCTTCTGCACGCGCCCCCCGTCGCCGACGGCTGGAACTCCTTCCTCGGCGCCGTCCGCACCCAGACCACCATCCCCGCCGACCTCCGCGAGCTCGCAATCTCCCGCGTCGCCGTCGTCAACAAGGCCTGGTACGAGTGGGGCCACCACGCGCccctcgccgtcgccgcgGGCGTCTCCCAGGAAGGCATGGACGCCATCAAGACCGAGGCCCCGCTCGACCTGGCCAGCCGCCCCGCGCTGTACCTCAGCGAGAAGCAGTGGGCCGTGCTCGTCTACTCGGACGAGATGACGAGGAACGTTAGGGTCAAGGACGAGACGTTTGCCAAGCTCAAGGAGCTGTTCAACGAGAGGGAGGTGGTGGAGATTACGACGACGGTTAGTTCTTTTCTCGGGCGAAGGGGGGATGAGAAGGGGCTGAGGCTGGGAAAGGAGAGAAGCTAACAAACGAATCCAGGTCGCGTGCTATAACTGTGTGAGCAGATTCCTGGTGGCTCTCGATGGTAAGATGGGACCCTCTACGTCTTCAAGTCGAATCGATTCTAATATTCAAGCAGTCGGTGAGAGGAACAGCACTGGGCCTGACGATGCGGCTCTGCCGTCCCACTAAGCCAAAGAACACACAAGACATAATCAAAATAGTATGCTTAAGCCGGGGGATCTTGTACTGAATTGGGAAAATGAAAAGACTAACTGATCAAGTGTAGTGTAAATATGCCATGGGGCTAATAATGCTGTGAAAAAGGGGTATCTCATCTAAGTGAAGTGATGTGTAAATCCTCCTGCTAAAcggttaaaaaagtaaaaattcTCCTCATCCCCAATCCTCTCCCCAATCCTCCCATGAACCTCCCATGAGACTCCTGTGAACCTCCGTGCCCGCCTTGCGCCTGTGACCCCTCCATTTTCTTCATAAAGTTCGTGACCGCAGTTTTCACTGCGGGCGTGGGAGAGCTGACAGATGGTCTGCCAATGATGCCCCCCCAAGATGCTTTTCCGAGGCCTCAAGCTCAGTGCCACCAGATAATGTGTCGTCTGTTCAATATGCATATGCAAGTGTTCATACCT
Proteins encoded in this region:
- a CDS encoding carboxymuconolactone decarboxylase, with the protein product MRLPYVPNPPQTTTPEDAAIVSRIQARRAPRPLQALDLTLLHAPPVADGWNSFLGAVRTQTTIPADLRELAISRVAVVNKAWYEWGHHAPLAVAAGVSQEGMDAIKTEAPLDLASRPALYLSEKQWAVLVYSDEMTRNVRVKDETFAKLKELFNEREVVEITTTVACYNCVSRFLVALDVGERNSTGPDDAALPSH